gctcAGGTATGGGGACCCTGTGTGTTGACTTCGGGAGTTGAGAGCAGACCCCAGGCTGCTCCTTGGAGCAGAGCCATGGCTCCGGTGAGCAGGGCGCTAGGAAGAGCAGCCACACTTGTCCACTGAGCAGTTTTTTCGGGCCATAGACGCAGGTAAACTTTCTGTGTGGTTCCTTACTGCCATGCTCACAGTGTAGGCCGTGATTGACACTTCCATTCCAGAGGAGAAAGTGGAGGTTTCCAGAACCTGGATGAGTCCGCTCAAAGTTGTTCACAAGTAACCAAACAGTTCTTGGAGCATGGAGGAAATTGTACCCTaacacaactgtctataactgtagttccatgggatccaatgctctcttctgatgtgcatacatgtaaacaaaacatctatatacatgaaacacaaacaaatctcTAAAGCCCAAACCAGTGCCAGTTAGcgctctgcctcctgcttgtggatcaaatgTAAGCACTCAGTCACTGCTCCATGCCTGTCCACCatcatgatggccatggactcaccATCTGGAACTTTAAGCCCCAATAAACCCTTAAACacgttgccttgatcatggtatctcttcacagcaagaaaaaagtaactaagacactgcaCCCTCATCAGATGgttctcaactgcctgtaactgcagttcgTGGGGATCCTCTGCCCTTCTGACTGCCATGAGCTCTGCAAGCACACGGTGCACACAGACCAGCAGGcgagcacatggtgcacacagaCAAGCGGGCGAGCACACGGTGCATGTACACAAGCAGgcgagcacatacacacataaataataagaaTTGCTGTGCAGTGTAAGtgcacacctttgaccccagcacttgggaggcagaggcagggggaatctctgtgagttcaaggacagcctgatctaaagagctagttccaggacagctagggctgttacacagagacaacCCTGCTTTGGAACAAAAAAGCTTTATTAGATGCAGTGATGATTATTCaaacttatacacatacacacacacacacacacacacacacacacacacacacacacacaagtttgtgAATTTGAGCCAGATGTTGAGGCTGGAAGAGcaagagttggaggccaacctggagtacacagtgagatcttgaaGCTTTATTTACTATCTCAGTTGTGAAAGTGTCAGCTCTTATGGAAGACAGTCAACAGCACTTAAGCATCCTCTCAGACAGGACAGCTGCACAGAACCCACCAGGAGGGTGgagtttgtagtgggtagccattccagctttgatctggaggttCTAACCCCCACTGAGggtttggtaactgtcacgcctacaaggtgggatgaagggaggaccctgaagacccgggACACGGATGCaccggggctctcttggttcctggacccctggacgctggaggtagaccgagcagagttctccagagaacacctgtgctacatctttcccagaccctgtaaactatcccttcacttgtaagttaccccacaaaataaacctcccttttaaatacgtggagtggccttaataatttcaccaataggagttTTTCTTTATTGTAACTGTCAGGAAAACCACAGCAAAAGTCCCCCAGTAAATATTCTTTACTTCCCTAAATATGCTTTTATTAAATGACAAAAGACAGTCTTTACTTCATTTCATGACACGTAACTGGCCACTCCTTGCTAGGAATGGCAGGGTAAAAGAACTTGTTCAACAAAGCATTTCAAGAGAAGTTAGAGTCTCATGCCAAGCGTGTGTGGTGGTGTCTTCCCACGTGCCCAGCATTCTCGAGACAGACAGGAGCACTGTCTGTTGTACAAagtccagccagccagggctgcatatcAAGATCCTATCTGGAAAAGACTGGTGCATTTTAAATCATCGTGTGTTGGGCACACtctataaccccaacactggaggcaggagggctgcaagtccaaggccagcctgggctacacagtgagaccctatttaaAACAGTTGTGTCTCAGCATCCTCACTACACATTTAAAAGTCATTCCCATGACCACACATGGAGTGGCACCTGCTTCCTGTTCCTAGGTGGTGAACTACACTCCACagctagcaagaatcctgagTGACACACGGCGATCAAGGGAGGATCTCTCCATGAGAACGAGAACGACGGAGACGTGATTGTAAGGAACCGAGGAAGCGGAGTAGACAGACATCTCTGAAGGGGATTCCCTTATTCCTCCAGCTTTAAACTGCCAGGACCTGTAAACTTTAATATCAACTCTGCCCGACTTAACAGTGTTCTTTCATTTTCCACACTCAACATCAGCCAACGTAACCGGCTCTGCAATTCGACCAGCTGTTTCCTGGAGACGTGGGCTTCATCAAATACTTCGGTAGTCAGAGCCTCGGGCCACAATGGCAGCAGCGTCCCACTCCACAGTGAAAAAGGAAATGGttccaaaaaacccaaacatcacCATGACCAGGAGCTGCCAGTGCAGGAGGAGGTAGTTGCTATAGAAGAAGGCCACGGCTGCGCAGATCGACTAGAACAAACAAGATGAGTCACCGAGTGGACCCGGGGCCTCAGCAGCTGCCGTCAGCCTGCTGCTTCCGCCCCAAAGAACACCCGCAGCTGGGGGAGCCCATGAAGACAGACTTCACTGGTCACCAGCTCACGACTGTATCCAACGTGCCTGACAGTAATAATCAAGGACACTGTGGGCGCTATAGTCACATGCTAATGTACAGAGTGAGACGTATGGGTCTGGGGATGAGAGAATGGGTCTTGTACCTAAGGAAGGAAGGTCTCTCACCTGAGTGTAGAGACCAGAATGAAAATCTCTCACCCAGCTGggaatggtggcgcacgcctttaatcccagcacttgagagacagaggcaggtggatctctgtgagtctgaggccagcctggtctgcagagcgagatacaggacagccagggctacacagagaaaccctgtcttgaaaaacaaaaacacaacaacgaACAACTCTTGCCCAGCCGAGCCCGCTGCAGCTGAGCTCTACTTACAGTCCTCTTACAGGGTGCCCAGCCTCCACTGGAAACCCACAGGAGGGTGACCAATGACAACTGGAAGGACAAGGACTGCAGTGCAATCCAGACGTTACCTGGACAAACTTAAAGACTGCGAAGGCTGGTGCGCTGTCTTCCGAGTAGAGAAATCCCAAAATGCTGAGCAGCTGTGTGTTGAAGCAGCTGTCTCCCAGGCCCAGCAGAAAACTGCAGAAAATGGCGACTTCTTtgctgaagagaagaaaaatagacacagaactggaaagacagctcaatGGTTAGGGCATGTGCTGCTGCTGCAAAGGGCTGAGCTTGGCTCCCAGAACCCACTTCCAAtggctccagaggacctgatgccctcttttgaacTCCACAGGCACccccacatgcatatgcatataatttaaatgaaaaataggtCAGGCACatgctttaatgccagcactcaggaggcagtcaggcggacctctgtgagttctaggacagccaaaactatcttgaaaaaccaaatataataaaataaaataaaaaaaaaagaatctttaaaataaatgtaatgtggAGCACCAATATTTAGTACCACCAGAATATAGAAACAATGCTCCCAACAAAAGCAGTTTGcccttgttcttattttatttggTGAAGGGGCTGCTGGGGATTGAGTCCAGGGGCTCccaatgctaggcaagtgccctgccACTGTACTACTTCTCAGTCctgctttgagacagggctctactacagaacccaggctggcctggaatgcatgaccctccagcctcagcccccTCAGAGCTAAGGTCaaaatgtgcacacataccccaaaacaagaacaaataaatactAACATTTCTGAGGCCTTTTCTGTGGTGTTAGGGATTAAGCTCAGGGCCTTCCGAATTCCAGGCAAACATTTCACACTCACAGTGTTATGAATCCAGCCCACCTACTAGAATTTGTACAGTAAGGAATTAAGCTTAAATGCACAGACCTTTGCATTCTAGCAAACTCTGGTCTACTCTCTTTGGAAAGCAAAGACTGCATCTTTAGCGGGCTCCCTTGGGTTGTGGGTTTATCCAGACACGGCATCTCTAATGAATTACGAGTCAAAGTAATGAATCAACATCCTTACACATGAGGCTGGCCACTCAGCTGACAATCTGCCTTGGCCATTCATCTTTGACCCTTGCTAACACTGCTCAAGATGCAGAGAATGAAATTCTGATCAGATGTTTCTGCACTCCTGCACAGATCAAGGGATGCTCTGGGTCCCTGCTTTAATTCCTCATGGCTTCATCACCACTTGACACATGACCCAGGAACGACAGACTCTGAGCCATTCACTCCTCCTGCCCACCCTTTGGCAGCCGCTGTACCTGGGCCTGATGTAGGCGCTGCTGTCAGTCCCCTCCACGGGGGCAATGGGTGCATCTCCAGGCATGTTAAGGAAGATCAAGTAGAAGGCAACAAAGTGCACCAGGGTACCCAGCAGCACGACCGGATTTCTGCCGAAGCGATTATTCTTGCTCAGCAGGCCAAAGAGGCTTCCACCTGAGGATGAAGACACATGAACacgccaggtagtggtggcacacgcctttaatcccagcactcgggaggcagaggcaggtggatctctgtgagttcgaggccagcctgggctacagagtgagttccaggaca
Above is a window of Onychomys torridus chromosome 8, mOncTor1.1, whole genome shotgun sequence DNA encoding:
- the LOC118590381 gene encoding UNC93-like protein MFSD11 — translated: MLLLSVTTAYTGLELTFFSGVYGTCIGAVNKFGTEEKSLIGLSGIFIGIGEILGGSLFGLLSKNNRFGRNPVVLLGTLVHFVAFYLIFLNMPGDAPIAPVEGTDSSAYIRPSKEVAIFCSFLLGLGDSCFNTQLLSILGFLYSEDSAPAFAVFKFVQSICAAVAFFYSNYLLLHWQLLVMVMFGFFGTISFFTVEWDAAAIVARGSDYRSI